TCAGCCTGCTCAATTAAActtatttcttctttaatttCTCACTGCAGTTAAAATTTACAATAAATCTGCCAAAACATCAAGTTTTGCTCCTTCCCCTTATTTCAATTGCTGTTTTATattactttttctgtttttcagacaTGACCAGACACCCGTCTACTGACTCCTCACCTAGTGACAGTGGCTCCTCCCCTAGTGACAGTGGTTCTAGCCCTTCTCCAAGTACTCCTCAGAAGCtactcccagcatgcacctctCCATTCGGACCACGCATATTTCATGCAACACCCAGCTCCTCTGGTACTCCAAGACCTCAACCTGAAGGCTCTGACCATCGCAACAACACACCCAGATTGTCTGGAAAGTTAGGTGGTCATGGACCATGTGGCCGCCATGTCCCTGTCAAGATGGAGAGAATCAAGGTGCGTGTTATGTGCTGGTGAGCATGTTTGAAATTTTACAGCATTTGCACTTTACTAGTATACTCATATTAACTTTAACATGtatgtgtaatgtgtttttccCAGGTCCTGACTGGTTCTGAGGTGGAGAGTGACTATCAAGAGCCACAGACTATTGACACAAGGGTGGTGATGGGTCAGGAGACATTGCTCAAAACCACAGAGATCCAGACAGGGAAACCCCTGGTTGAACCAAGTGGTCAGGCTATCCCTTTGCCAGCTGTTCCAAGCTTTTCAGAGCCTCAGTCACAAGCAAAAGAGACCCGACTGGAAACcaacagagaggagagccaAGACAAAAGCCCTCCAAAACAACAGGATCTGCAAAAAGACCCTGTGCAGCCCCCAACCACGCTCCCATCCCCTTTTCAAAACCCACTATGCCCTTCCTCTTGCTCCCCAGAGCCAAACGCAACAGAAGACAATTTAATAGACAACCAGGAAGATGTTGAAACCCTTTCTCAAGATGAAGtgccttccctctctttttctgagCTGGCCTGTCCAGTTGCTTTGTCCTTCACTGAGCCTGCCTATGCTGTTGACCCACTACGAGTGGGTGTGCCCTCATCTCTTGACCCTGACCTTTACTATACTGCCCCTTCCACTCCAATCAAGATGGCTTCCTGCTCTTCGCACCTCAAACATCATTCATATCCTGGCTCTCCAGCCTGCCCACTCTCCCCTGGCTCTCCTTCAGATAGCGAGGACCTCTGTTCccctctcacctctccctctggCTCTTATATCACAGCGGAGGGAGGCAGCTGGACCTCCTCTTACACATCTTCCACTTCACCCTCCACTTCTCCCAACTTGCTCCTTACAGAAGAAGCACAGGAGGCCCCTGCTTGTTTTGTAGGTTCTTTATCAGAGATTGGAGATGAAGTTGGGGAGGAAAAGGGACGTGCAGGCccagaaagggaggaggaaaggtcaggggattTCTGCCTGTACCGTCCTGAGGATTTTGTCATGACTTCACAAATAGGTATAACAGGGACAGTGATCCTTGAGGAGGATGAGGCTGTAAAAGGGGAAGAGATCAAGATTTCCAGAGAAAGTTGTCGTCCTTGCTGGGTGACTGAGAACACGTCCCCTCTAAGGAGCAGTAGCAGTCGTAGCAGTGACTCCCAGGAGGATGGGGGAGAGTCTGAAAGCTCACTTTGCCCACTGGAAGAGGCTGGTGTAGGGAGAACAGAGTACCCTAGACCCATGCAGACAGGCCTGAAACTGCAACTGGAGGCATGCATATCACAAGAACATTATGGACAGATGGATGACCATTCAGAACTACCCTCAACTGTCTTGACTCCTGATACAGAGAACATGACCATGGCCTCATCAAGTCTTAGTCCTGACTCACCTGTCATCCCCCTGGATGCCTTCTGTCCTGGAGCCTTTGGTAGGCTTGGCCCTTTCATGCTTTCCCAGGCAGCCTGTGCTGATGATGTACCAGAGGAGGAAAGGATGATCCCTGcctctctcatctcctttccCCTCCACACCAGCCTTATCTTTAAGGCTGATTCAATGGAAATCACCCTTTTtcccacagaggaagagaacgaAATAGGAGAAGTTAATGACGTAAATGAAGGAAAGGATGTTAATGCATatgcagcaggagaggaggaggctgatgttgaagatgacgatgatgaagatgatgatgatgactatgattatgatgatgatggtgatggcaACACTAATGGTGCTGCTGACGGCGATGacgatgatgaaaataatgaagatgatgacaatgatgacCATGATGAAACAGGTAAGGAAGCTAAGGTGGAGGTGAAAGTggtagaagaggaggaaggggaggaagaagaagagcaggaagaggatgaggaggactgTGATAGCAAAGCAGTGGAGGATCCTACAGACGAGGACAGCTCAGCATCCTTCCTTCATTCACTTTCAGAGACATCTATCAATGAAGGGTTGGACGAATCTTTCTGTTTCCAAGATGATACAGATGACTCGTTAGATTCTGCCTCATATAATGGGGAGGAAGATGAATCTCTATACAGTACTGAGAGGCATGCACAATCACTAGAACCTACAACAGCACTTGATTCACCTGAAATTCAACCAGAACCTGAACAGGGGTCCACCATTGGAATAGATCAAACTggaccttcacacacacaactgagcACAAACAAACTAGTCGATCCCCTCAAAACCACCTGTCTTTCTGAAGCCATTGCTGTCCACCCCAAAGGTGACAATTTAGAACCCAAACATGTGGAAGAACCTAAACCCCATGAACCACAGCTAGATCCTGAATCTCCCAGTGAAATAGGTCAGACAAAACCTTTGTACACGCACGTGAGCACAGACAAACCAGTGGATCTCCAGAAAATGTCCTGTTGTTCAGAAGCACTTTCTTGTCAACCAGAATCCTCCAGCAACCTGGATGAGAGTGGGAGTGAGAGTGAGATGATGGATGTCTCTGGTTCTTCCAATCCCCTGGATCAACCTAAAGACAGCCCTTGTTTTAACCCTTCGACTACTCCAGTTGTCATTCATGCTCCACCTGACCCTGCCGCTGCTTCCACGCAGGAGACAACTGACCTTAAGAGTACAGTTCTTCTGGAAGAATTGGGTGACGAAAATCCCCAGATGACAGATATGGATTTGAAACAGAGCAATGATTATTCAGGTGAGGAACCCCCTGAAGAACCAGAAAGAGACTCTTTCAAATTGCTCATCAAGCCTCGTCATTATCATCCAGAAACGCACAGGACTATCGGAGCAAGTAGACTTTTATTATCAAAGTCATTCTCCAATAAATCTGATGTGCCTGGAGGGGCAGAGGCCATGTGCAGAACCAGTATTCACGAGGAGTCTGAGAGTGAGCTTGACCAGAAAAATGGGAATGCCTCAGTTGAGCCTATGAGTGTGGAATGTAGAAGCACTGATTCTGGTCCCTCTCTAAATATGGCCACTGCCACAAATGACTTGAATAAAGGTGTTCTTTTCCTGTCCTGCCCTAAAGACCCTAGTCCCAACCCCAGTAATATCcctgtttctgcctctccaGAGATCATCTCAGAACTTGCTGACAATCTAGCTCTTACCCCTGACCACTGCCCTGGTGACTCTGCCCAGGAGAACCTGAGGGAAAACACCCTGAGTACTGATGAGGGGGTGCTGGGAGCTGTTGGATCCCCACACTCCCCCCTCGCCATCTCACCCAAAAGGGAGAACTCAGAAACAGACACAAGCAGGGACACTGGCCCTAGAGCCGGGGCATGGTGTGATGACAGGATGGGGCTGGGGATCCATCTAGGATTAGGATCAGGGGCTGAGTTTGGTGTCTGGGGAGCAGGAgagtctctctccctgtctctggGCAAAAAGTATGAGTTAGAGGCAGAGAGTCTGCTCATGTGTGACGTGGAGGGCCAAAGCAAACAGACGACCATGGTTCCCAACATGAGCAGTGAAGTATGCACAAATTATGACAATGTTCTGGGTTCTGTTCTGGATGAGGAAGataacaacagtgtgtgtggaaagaGGGACCAGATGGCAGATGAAGAACTGGTGGTAGTAGAGGGAGCTTCTGAGTCCAACTTGGGCCACTGGAAGTCCATTGAGGAGATCTCAGAAGCAGGCGGAGGAGAGGATGGAAGCTCCAGATTCCCAGAGGATGATGTCAGTAATCTTAATCCAGACAATGATGGAGAtaacgcagacacacaaatacaagaCACTTGGAGGAATTCTAACAATAACAATGACTCTGCCTTTGACTCCTTGGAAGTAGCCATGTGTGGAAGTTTGAATGCTCTATCAGAGGAAGTGAGACCCCAGAGTGTGAGTATCAGTGTTGGAGAGTCTGTGTCCAATATTCCACTTGAGGAGATGTCACCTCAGGTGTCTGACACAATACACAATGAAGACAGAGAACCATCAGACCGCTCCATAAACAAGACATCAGATACAACACAGACACCATCCTCGAAAGAAGGTATCTGCACTATCTCAGTGCCATTAGCTGAAACTCATGTGGAACAAGCTGTAACAAACCAGCACAGTTCACCAGATAACACAAGATCAAGATCTCATAATAGTACAGAGGGTCAGATAATCACCACAGGGAGTAATACAGCATTTTCTTTGCTACATGGATCCTTTGGTTCCTTTACTCCTAAATGTAAATCTAATGAATCCAGACCAAGTAGAGCTTGTCAAGACAAGATGGAAAATACTGGTTCTCAGTCAGAACCAAAGATTGTGGAGGCCAAAGGCCAAAGAAAATATGCTGTCAGTCCTGTAACAGACAGACTTGTTGATGAACCAAAGACTAAAGATGCCTTTAGAGGACAGCTTTGTAACTCAggggaagaagatgaagaagaaaaagcagaagagaaagCAAAAGTGAGCGGTGACGAGGTAGATaagaacaaaaaggaaagaaaagcctCTCCTGCACAGAATGGCCCAGAGCACTTTGTGTGTCACATCCCTAATAGGGAAGTTTGCACAGATAAACCAGTTGCTGCTAAGaaagggaagagagggaagcagaacaaacacaggGCATCCCAGACAGGCAGTCATGCTGACTCCAGCCCTGAATCTGCTGATGATCCAAAGAAACCTCCTGTTCCATTAAATGCTGCAGAAGATGGACGGGCAAAGGGGACTGCAGACAGTTCTAAAACTAAGACAGGCGAAAAGGCAAACAAGAGAGCTTCTCCGTCAGACTGTCAACAGAGTACATCTAGGACAGACCAAACTGAGTCGGTTTCACAGATACAAGAGGATACCAGTCCCAGTCCCGATGTCAAAAGTCCTTGCCATGAACACTGCAGTTCTACCACACATACTGCAGACAACCTCAATGTTGTGATTGCAATGAACCAAGAATTAcatcagaaacaggaagtgcttgaTAACAGACCATCTGATAGTCAGAGAGGAATCACAGTGGACATTAATGACAACAATATAGATCCTGGCCATTGTCCTACACAGGATACCATACCATACTCCTTGACTCCACTTTCTTCCTCACcatctcctgtttcctcctccccccctctaCCTGCCTCAACAGAGCGAGAGGATGATCTTCCCACACCTGTCCAGGAATCACAACCTGTCCTCACAGCCAAGCAACAGTCCTCACTGTCTATGTGCCACATCACCACTACACTTTGCTCTCCTTCCCCCACAACACAACACGCCCCTGATTCCCAATTTCTTCCTAACAAGAACCTACAAGAGGTCACTGTTGTCCTTCCTACATCAACTACATCTGCCACAAGTGTCCCTTTGCCCTCATTCTCCACTGCCTTGCCAGTAAGCCTGTCCCAGCCTACCCAAGAGTCATCTTCGCCTGGGTCTGGGACTTTAGAATCAGCATGCGTTCCAGACTCTATTTCTTGCCCCCAGTCTCAGTCCTATCCACAGTCTCAGCCTAATCTCAACATCCAGCCTCACAAACAAGTCAAGCAAGGTCGTGCATGGAGCACACAAGACAGGTGCAGAGGTGAGTATAGACATGATGGCTTGTTAGATTGCTTTCACAGTGTAATACAGGCTGAGCTTTTTGTCCCAATCAGTTCTGGCAACAGTGAAAGGGTACTTTGCAAGTTGGGATTgctttcaaaaagaaaaattgcCACTAAATTTCCCCAGTCTGTTGAGTTGAAGCGttaaaaaagatgcagaaatgttattaaaacaaaatcaaatgtgTGCTCCCTAATACAAATATGCTCAATTAATGTGTGCTCTGAAAGGCCCCATTTTGGCTGAGGACGAGACAGACAGCGAGGATGATGGAGGACAGCCTCGACGTGGTCACAGATCCCAGCCCAGAGGCGTTGCAAGAAACAGAAACGGATCCACGCACAAAGAGTCTGGTCCATCCAGTCAGCGGGAAATGCAGCCTTTCTCTGCCCATCAGATAAGCGACAGACAGTCTGGCTGTCCAATCAACCACAGCCACAAGATTTCTGAAGAGATCGACCTATCCTTCAAGAACAATTGTGAGTTGTTTCTGACCTCCTACGGGATGTAGCCACCAGCATTAGGAATCCCCTAAAtttctttcactctgtgttATGCACTCcacccttctctccctctgactctttccctcactttctgtttctgcagtagTTGCAcagtgactgtttgtgtgtgtcacatttacATATGTTTGAATATAGATTGATGATATAGGACAGAATATCTTAAAGTGGCTGCACTATAATGACAGATGAAAAGAGATGTAAATTCCCTTCATTATACACTTCACTGTTTGAATTATGGATGAAGAGTGTCCCATTGTTGCCAATTGTGCATGAGCATATAATGTAAAAATCACATATGATGGAAAtagaattaaattaatttttcatGGTCTAATTAAATTCCTGACATTGATGAGATGGGTTGATTTAATGAACACTATTCATCAGCATAGCATTAATGAGATGTAGTCATTAATGTCCTCATTATTTCTGCTATAGTGATTCGTTTCTATGGCAGTAGGGATATGATCCACTTCACTTACATGTACTTGAATATGTGTGTAATATGTGCTGCCTTGTGTAGGTTCCATATTGGCTTCCTGTAATGAATCTGAGAGTGAGGGGTCAGTGCCTGAGCTGGAGGAGTCAGAACCCTTGAGACCATCAGAGCCCCAGGTGAGTCTGTTTATTGGAAAGCAAGTTCTCTTGTACTGAGTTACCAATATCATTTTTATCACCTGTGTGGCATGCCAGAGGAAAGCTTTTCATGGTATATAAGCTTCTTTTTGCTGTTGCGCTCCCCGAAGATAAACCATTTCCCTACCTGCTTTATATTTTCAGTCGATTAAGTCTGTTGgtcttttctttatttagcCATAGTGGTTAACGTCATcataaattatatttaattcaaacaagctgctgccactgctgttgCTATAAACATAAAATGCATTGCTTCCTGTGGGCGCAAGAGAAAACAAGCTGCCTGGCAACAACAAAATAGCTGTGAAAACCTAACCGGGTATAAGATGAGTCACTTTTGGTGATATCAGCATATATAAGTCATAGATTGTCTCAGTAAAGTAACTGATATTTTTTTCAGTCTATCTCCTCTGCAGATGAGGGGCTAaacagaccaaaacagagccgCAGTGAGAAGAAGGCCCGCAAGGTCAGACTACAGgctttataaaaataaatgaatcaagTGGTACAGATGATTTCAAAACTGATTATGAATGCAATTATTCtgaggaaaatgtttcatttgtgcaaatttgtcttttcctttctcactctctctgctgctatatgtatgtatgtaggcCATGTCTAAACTGGGCCTGAAGCCGGTCCATGGCGTGACCAGGATCACCATTAGGAAGTCCAAGAGTATCTTGTTTGTCATCAGCAGACCAGATGTGTTCAAAAGCCCCGCGTCCGACATTTACATTGTGTTTGGAGAGGCAAAGgtaactttctttctttctttcttaagCTCCACTGCGCGTATTGCATCTcagtctctcctcttctctcagaTTGAGGACCTGTCTCAGCAGGCtcacaaagcagctgcagagaaattCAAGGTGCCTGTGACCTCTTCTCCCTTGGCCCCACCTGTTCCACCCAGCCTCACCATcaaggaggagagcgaggaggaggaagaagaggtacTTACTGTCACTACAGTATGCCGTGTTGCCCTGTAAAATCTTTTATGCTGTTGTTAACTTCATATGTCTTATTCTTGCTTTCTATACATCAGGTGGATGAGGGAGGTCTTGAGCAGAGGGACATTGAGCTGGTGATGGCTCAGGCCAACGTGTCACGAGCCAAGGCTGTCCgtgcactgaaacacaacaagaaTGACATTGTGAATGCTATCATGGTGAGGAGGAAGTGGGGGAccgagagaggaggagcgggagggTGAAGGGAGGGCAGATGGTGAACAAAATAATGAGTCATCGCCAGTGCTGCTCGCTGGAGTGTGTGGAGGGGAGGGTGGAGTAaaggagaaagagcagaggacaAATGACAAGTATTTCTCCCCAGTAACTGAGCAACCTCTACAGTTCTGTAGGTCATCAATGCAGCTTGATGCCCACTAGgtggcagcaacaacacacactgatataactgtttgagctcatcagcagAAGTTGCATAAGTAAGAACAGAGCATGTGTGACACCTGTCTTATGTCCTCTATTCAATAGTAGGGACGCCagtgtttcattttcttgttttatgaAGCAAAATCAGCTggtatatttgtgttttcatttcatttattacatTGTATTTTCAGCTACGTCCTTCACCGTTTCATTTTTACCGACTGTACCTTTCTTACTTgaatctctttctgtctcttccatcctctccccctcctccataCAGGAGCTGACCATGTGAGTGGTGAGGATGACCTGACCCCCTCCTCCAGCCTATAAAGCCTAAACGCCACTGACTCTTCTGTATCGCTGCTACTGTATGTTGCATCCCCAGTATCTGCTAAATAAAGTCTGTTCCAACGTGGGCTGTGACTGCATTGTAGGATTGATTTTGCTGAAGAGACCGCAGATGGTTTGGCGTGACTTGTTTTAACAAGACGAGCAGCACGGTCCTTAACATTCTGCACATTCGCAAGGCCTACATTTAAAAGTTGTTTCCTGGCCCGCCCACCTCTACCAACCAACACCCAAGCTTTAATTCTTTTATCTTTCTGACATTCTTTCAAAGCCTGTTAAAAATGATCATATCATATATACAGTTATATCATATCTATCAGTTGTTTCTCATGTTGTGATCTGATGTGTGACTCAAATGTAAAGAGAATAGGGACCTGCTATCACTCACTCAcatattcattgttttttgatgCTGATATGAAGGGTTAACAGACCCACATTTTAAAGTATgagcagctgaaaaacacattaaaggctcaaaaggcaaaaaaaaagaaagaaaaaaggaaggaaaaaatcTGGTATTTATATGGCGTGCTATATCTTCATATGCTGCTCATGTGTGACAAAAGCTAAAGACTGGGTGAAATAAGCaaggaaaaaatgtaatttctggtAATGGCTTTTGAGAAGAAACATTGCAAGTATTCTGCATTGTAATATTACTGTGGCAGAGGAACAGAGGCAATCTGCAGATATTAAAGTAATACATTGCACTGCTGAGCCAGTTTTTGGGCTCAGAAGATTTATCCAAGTCTCACAATTATTCAGACCTTCAGTAGTATGTCTGGGAAAAAAATGAGCTGATCATTGTTTACATATAACTGTTTACACTGTCTTAGAGCATTCCCACAGTCACATAGAGTCACGCTTTACCAGAGCTGCGCCAGATTcagatgtcacatttttctcaaAAAAGTCATTGTCATTAAGTCATTATGAAATTAAActctcattttcttctgtttctcactctctcATAGTGTCTAGCAGTACAGATGACATGAGCATGCACAGACAGATGCCAAATTCTGACAATCCATCAACTTTATTGTACAAAACTGGTTAgagtacaaaacacacacccaggATGGCAGGGTTCTGCTTTGACAAGTGGCGGCAATAACACAAACTCATACCGAGCACGTTGAGTCATCCACTTTAATGTGTGGAGCCTGTCCCGTAGGCTGACTTAGTTCCCACTCTTACACAGATGTTAGCCTATGACACATTTTAGTGTGCAAAATTAGAGAAGTATTTGCATTAAAGAATTACATATTATAACACTCTCACAGGCAATGCACATGACCATCAGTGGATTACACAATCCAAATGCtcactggaaatgttttgttaacAAGGTCAAACAGCAGTGATTCTTTCATTCTTAACACTGCATCATACACAGGTCCATTTTCAAATTCCAAAAATAGGATTTTAAGCCTGAGTGCATTCCATCTTATAAAATCCATTCAAGATAGTAGTATGGTTCTTTATTAGGTGAGAGGTGCTGCTCTCCTGAGTATGCCCCATAGCAGTGCAGGCAGATAACTGTCCTcctggaaaatgaaataaatgccTTTGGGCTTGAGTCAGGTGTTGCTGATGTAGACACGTTTAGGAGGTGGTTTTAGCCGGGAGGACGTTGTTCTCAAAATGTCCCTGGTTAGTGATGTTCCCAGCGGGGAAGTACCTGGCCACCACAAAAGTAGAGCCGTCCGATGCAGTGGCCTTACCGACACCCAGCTTTTTGGTTTTCTTCCACACCATTGCTGTGAAATGGCCTGGGTGGTGGGTGACATCAGGAATGATGAATAGAAAGAAATTAAAGGGAGAAGAAGGCAGGAAAtggagagacagtgagaaaaaagaGTGTTAGGATATGTTTAAAGCTGAGTGCACACAGACTTCAGTTCCTCTAAACATTTACAGACACAGGAATCTTAATTCCTCTCCCACTCATCCGTCACCAACTTCTGCTATCGCCTGGACTTTATTCTTTCTCTTCACATGAATCAGCGTGAATCACTGTGATGAGCTCCTGGGAGTGATCTGCTTCATGTGTGATTAGGTTAAACAGAGTCTGAGGCAATGGGAAACCATCTAGAGGAATTAGGGCGGACTGGAAATGACACGTGGGCTGAAGAGTGATACAGAGGACTGTGATTTCCCCTCCGTCTCCCCATGGCTGCTCACTGAGTCAGACAGTCACACTCTGTCTGAGGTGTGACATCAGCACGGGGACGACGACAACCTTGCCCATGCCTGGCTGAGCATGACGCTGAGACAGAGAAACTGACAACGAGTAAACAGAAAGTGACGAAGAAAAAGcgagcaaaataaataaatatatgcagtgaaaacaaagatgggaggagacaagacaagacaggaaAATATCTGCGAAGGCAACGGTTTGATACAGTGTGTCAGGCCAAAATTTaacactttttgttttacatatgGTGAGACGCAGtgctggtgtttttttaaattttaattcaTGCAAGCTACACTGCAAAAGTGACTTATGTAATATTTGAAAGAATATTCAGTTTTCCTATTATGCTTAATGAGATGAACACGTTATTTCAAGGTTtctacaaattatttttcaaattctATTTTAGTATTATGTAATCTATTGATTGTTTccttgattaactgattaagggttagggttagaaatcGAAATCGAAAGATCGAAATTCAGCTATTATCTCTTCGGGATCCGCTAGCTGCCCATACTGTGTGTGCTCTAAAAAAAGATCTGTTCTTTGTACAAAGCCCAAATCCCTGGCTCTGTaaatggaaaacagacagaatggCTCAGACCGAGCCACACGGCGCTGCTACAGCCAGCCAGCAACAGGTGCTGTTCAGGATCCTGcacaggacaggaggaagaggagcagcgaTGGGGGGGTGGGAGGGTCATTAAATCAGCCATGCTAATGTGTAAGTACATTGTGAAGAAGGAGGGACGGTATATCAACAATCtctctccagaatgactcacccccAGCATTCAGATTGCTTTTTttatccaaccaacagtccacaATCCAAAAGTACTCACTATCATATTCACCATCACAGAATTTATggcatttttattaaaaatgacttaGATTAATACCAAAATTATTACACAATTTGGCATACATAAGACATATTATTGCACTGTATTCTTTATATTAATATCACAAAAGTTCTAATGATTACTTCTGATTATCCTGATTGTTGTTATTCTACTGTAGCTCAGAGGAGGTGTGCCACTGAcggacaggcacacacacacacacacacacacacacacacacacacacacacacacaaacacacacacgtaaatcTCACCAGTGCCAGAGGAGAATCCAGGACGGTTGAAGTTGTACTGCTTCACTTCATCGTACCAGCGCTCTGCCACATCCTTCCCTGCACATGCACAGGACAAAGTGCAACCTCAACTTAAGGGACAATCTAATCGATCTTGCGTCGTACATATTGATCAGGATGACAGCAGTGTTAAGAAGGCTGCACCCTGCGGCTATAAATCCCATTTGGGGCACATGTTGacagttgctgtgttttttgtcagcCAGCACTGCTCTGTAGGAGATTTCTTTATGAATCACACCGTCCTTCGCTGACATATTTCTGCAGTGACTCACAGCGTCTGAGCTCACAAACATAGTGCGAAGTGGAGGGAAATAGATCCCAGCTGTTCGCTTTGAGGGTACAACAGTCTGCTTCAAGCCTCCTAGACTCAACTATTGTATCTATGGACGGGTGTGTCGTATTAAATCCATCTCATCACAAACAGGGCATGTACACAAAATCATTTAGGTGGTTTATAGATAGTGTACTgaggatgtgtgtatgtgtttatgtgctgtgtGTACCTGATTGGTCATAGGAGGCCCATGCCAGGTTTTCTCCACAGCTCCCTCTACTGGACTCTGCACTGTGTTTCAGGATCCGTGTGCTGGCGAGACTTTCAGCATAACTGTGGccagaaacaaagaaatgtggATAGCACTGCTTAAATACCTGCTACAAAACATAACACACTCCTGCACTTctccactgtcctgctgctgtgagcgGTGTTTTACTTTAAAGCATA
Above is a window of Chelmon rostratus isolate fCheRos1 chromosome 8, fCheRos1.pri, whole genome shotgun sequence DNA encoding:
- the glipr2l gene encoding GLI pathogenesis-related 2, like, yielding MGKSASKQFAEESLKCHNEFRRKHQAPPLKLCSKLSREASRYAESLASTRILKHSAESSRGSCGENLAWASYDQSGKDVAERWYDEVKQYNFNRPGFSSGTGHFTAMVWKKTKKLGVGKATASDGSTFVVARYFPAGNITNQGHFENNVLPAKTTS
- the nacad gene encoding nascent polypeptide-associated complex subunit alpha, muscle-specific form → MNQELHQKQEVLDNRPSDSQRGITVDINDNNIDPGHCPTQDTIPYSLTPLSSSPSPVSSSPPLPASTEREDDLPTPVQESQPVLTAKQQSSLSMCHITTTLCSPSPTTQHAPDSQFLPNKNLQEVTVVLPTSTTSATSVPLPSFSTALPVSLSQPTQESSSPGSGTLESACVPDSISCPQSQSYPQSQPNLNIQPHKQVKQGRAWSTQDRCRGPILAEDETDSEDDGGQPRRGHRSQPRGVARNRNGSTHKESGPSSQREMQPFSAHQISDRQSGCPINHSHKISEEIDLSFKNNCSILASCNESESEGSVPELEESEPLRPSEPQSISSADEGLNRPKQSRSEKKARKAMSKLGLKPVHGVTRITIRKSKSILFVISRPDVFKSPASDIYIVFGEAKIEDLSQQAHKAAAEKFKVPVTSSPLAPPVPPSLTIKEESEEEEEEVDEGGLEQRDIELVMAQANVSRAKAVRALKHNKNDIVNAIMELTM